One stretch of Pedobacter riviphilus DNA includes these proteins:
- a CDS encoding DUF1570 domain-containing protein, producing the protein MNKPLILTFLVFTNLISFSLYAQYVEINLVNSKINDNEQKKIEKLIAYERMFCNEIFETSNNITVPVKINLYGKSKDYRIEKNKYNAPSSTGFYISAINQAFIMKSGDFIPVALHEASHSIFQFNYQKAPKWLNEGLAEFFETLDFDSDGNLYAYPQSNRIKSIKAGLAFKDTDRLKTFFRIYDGTFYGHGIDDNYNTAYSMIYYFVKNKSTKALKNIIKLTAQGYDTEKAITLTYGSFDTFEASYKQFYNLHH; encoded by the coding sequence ATGAACAAGCCTCTGATATTAACATTTTTAGTATTTACCAATCTGATCAGTTTTTCACTCTACGCCCAATATGTAGAGATCAATCTGGTTAATAGCAAAATAAACGACAATGAGCAAAAGAAAATAGAAAAACTAATTGCTTATGAGCGCATGTTCTGCAACGAAATTTTCGAAACCAGTAATAACATTACTGTTCCTGTTAAAATCAACCTTTATGGAAAATCAAAAGATTACCGCATAGAAAAAAACAAGTATAATGCACCATCATCAACCGGATTCTACATCTCGGCAATAAACCAGGCTTTTATTATGAAGAGTGGCGATTTTATTCCCGTGGCCTTGCACGAGGCCAGTCACAGCATTTTCCAGTTTAATTATCAGAAGGCTCCAAAATGGCTAAATGAGGGCCTTGCTGAGTTTTTCGAAACCTTAGATTTCGACAGTGATGGAAATTTATACGCCTACCCACAAAGCAACCGGATTAAAAGTATAAAAGCAGGTTTAGCTTTTAAGGATACCGACAGGTTAAAGACTTTTTTCAGGATCTACGATGGCACTTTTTACGGCCATGGTATTGACGACAACTATAATACGGCCTATAGCATGATCTATTATTTCGTTAAAAACAAAAGTACCAAAGCATTAAAAAACATCATCAAGTTAACTGCACAGGGCTATGATACTGAAAAAGCCATAACACTTACTTACGGCAGCTTTGATACATTTGAAGCAAGTTATAAACAGTTTTATAACCTGCACCATTGA
- a CDS encoding AraC family transcriptional regulator, producing MKPSFEVVEPSFGSSFYYSKYVENANNMAHLWHYHPEIEMVFVNGGSGKRQIGSHVSYYTEGDLILIGSNLPHCGFTDTNTGNKNETVIQMKPDFLGSTFLGLQEIKGIQELFDKSKAGIAFGSETMRVVGDRIEMMDDQPPFERLLTLLSVLKELEYAKDYNILNADGFSMEMQVQDNDRINMIFNYVKDHFQEQISLQHIAEMSSMTVPSFCRYFKKITKKTFTHFVNEYRVVHASKLLAEKPTSIANISYESGFNNFSHFNKLFKEFTGKSASEYRHELKSVIK from the coding sequence ATGAAACCAAGTTTCGAGGTTGTTGAACCTTCTTTTGGAAGTTCGTTCTATTATTCTAAGTATGTAGAAAATGCAAACAACATGGCACATCTTTGGCATTACCATCCTGAAATTGAAATGGTGTTTGTTAATGGCGGTTCGGGGAAAAGGCAAATTGGAAGTCACGTTTCTTATTACACCGAAGGCGATCTGATTCTAATTGGCAGCAATCTTCCCCATTGTGGCTTTACCGATACCAATACCGGAAACAAAAACGAAACCGTTATCCAGATGAAACCCGATTTTTTGGGCAGCACTTTTTTAGGTCTGCAGGAGATCAAAGGAATACAAGAACTGTTCGATAAATCGAAAGCTGGAATTGCCTTCGGTAGCGAAACCATGCGGGTAGTTGGCGATAGAATAGAAATGATGGACGATCAGCCACCTTTTGAAAGGCTTTTAACCTTACTTAGCGTATTAAAGGAACTCGAATATGCTAAAGATTACAACATCTTAAACGCCGATGGTTTTTCGATGGAAATGCAGGTGCAGGATAACGACCGTATTAATATGATTTTTAACTACGTAAAAGATCATTTCCAGGAGCAAATCAGTTTACAGCACATTGCAGAAATGTCGAGCATGACTGTTCCTTCATTTTGCCGTTATTTTAAAAAGATTACCAAAAAAACCTTTACACATTTTGTAAACGAATACCGGGTAGTACATGCTTCAAAGCTCTTGGCCGAAAAACCCACCAGCATTGCCAATATTTCTTACGAAAGCGGGTTTAACAATTTCAGCCACTTTAATAAATTATTTAAGGAGTTTACTGGTAAAAGTGCTTCAGAATACAGACATGAGTTAAAATCAGTGATTAAATAA
- the rpsF gene encoding 30S ribosomal protein S6, with product MNQYETVIVLTPLLSEEAAKEALAKFKAVLTDNGAEIIQEDNWGLRKLAYPIEKKSNGFFNLTEYKASGDLIAKLELELKRDERVLRFLTIRLDKHAVAYNEKKRSGAFNKKTKEVAA from the coding sequence ATGAATCAGTACGAAACTGTTATCGTTCTAACCCCGTTGTTATCTGAAGAGGCTGCGAAAGAGGCATTAGCTAAATTCAAAGCAGTTCTAACTGATAACGGAGCCGAAATTATCCAAGAAGATAATTGGGGTTTGAGAAAATTAGCGTATCCAATTGAGAAAAAATCAAATGGATTCTTCAACTTAACTGAATACAAAGCTTCAGGAGATTTGATCGCAAAATTAGAGCTTGAATTAAAACGCGATGAGCGTGTGTTACGTTTCTTAACTATCCGTTTAGACAAACACGCTGTTGCTTACAATGAGAAAAAGCGTAGTGGTGCTTTTAACAAAAAAACTAAGGAGGTTGCAGCGTAA
- the rpsR gene encoding 30S ribosomal protein S18, which produces MAREQIQYVTAPKVEDNRKKYCRFKKNGIKYIDYKDANFLLKFINDQGKLLPRRLTGTSLKFQRKVAQAVKRARHIGLLPFVADQLK; this is translated from the coding sequence ATGGCAAGAGAACAAATACAATACGTAACTGCCCCTAAAGTAGAGGATAACCGTAAAAAATATTGCCGTTTCAAGAAAAACGGAATTAAATACATCGATTACAAGGATGCAAACTTCTTGTTGAAATTTATTAACGATCAAGGTAAATTATTACCACGCCGTTTAACCGGTACTTCGTTAAAATTCCAACGTAAAGTGGCTCAGGCAGTTAAACGTGCCCGTCATATCGGTTTGTTACCTTTCGTTGCTGATCAATTAAAATAG
- the rplI gene encoding 50S ribosomal protein L9, with product MEIILKQDIKGLGEKDDVVTVKPGFGRNYLIPQGFAALATSSAKKVLAENLKQAAFKQDKIKKDAEGVAERLTDVKLSIGAKAGESGKIFGAVNTIQIAEALKAQGFDVDRRRITFETEPKFVGEYVANLNLHKEVKVQVPFEVVAE from the coding sequence ATGGAAATTATTTTAAAACAAGATATTAAAGGCCTTGGTGAGAAAGATGATGTGGTTACAGTAAAGCCAGGTTTTGGCCGTAACTATTTAATCCCTCAAGGATTTGCAGCATTGGCTACCTCTTCAGCTAAAAAAGTTTTGGCTGAAAACTTAAAGCAAGCTGCTTTTAAACAAGATAAAATTAAGAAAGATGCTGAAGGTGTTGCTGAACGTTTAACTGATGTTAAACTTTCAATCGGTGCTAAAGCTGGCGAAAGCGGAAAAATCTTCGGAGCGGTTAATACCATCCAGATTGCTGAAGCATTAAAAGCACAAGGCTTTGATGTAGACCGTCGTCGTATTACTTTCGAGACTGAACCTAAATTTGTTGGCGAATATGTTGCTAACTTAAACTTACACAAAGAAGTTAAAGTTCAGGTTCCTTTTGAAGTAGTAGCTGAATAA
- a CDS encoding SDR family oxidoreductase — protein sequence MKVALITGGSKGIGFGIAEALLKEGYKVAITSRTIASANQAASLLVAHGDVLAIEADVADFKSQQDAVNLILEKWGQLDILIANAGVGHFAPIDELDINLWKETIDTNLTGVFYSIKASVDEIKKTKGHIFTISSLAGTNFFAGGSAYNASKFGLTGFTQSVMLDLRKYGVKVSTIMPGSVASHFNDHQPNTEDDAWKIQPEDMGKLIVDLLAMPARTLPSKVEIRPTTPKG from the coding sequence ATGAAAGTTGCATTAATTACGGGCGGAAGTAAAGGAATTGGTTTCGGTATTGCAGAAGCCCTTTTAAAAGAAGGCTATAAGGTAGCCATTACAAGCAGGACGATTGCCAGCGCAAACCAGGCCGCATCACTCCTTGTGGCACATGGGGATGTATTGGCCATTGAAGCAGATGTTGCGGATTTTAAATCTCAGCAGGATGCTGTAAATCTGATACTCGAAAAATGGGGACAATTGGATATACTCATTGCCAATGCTGGTGTAGGGCATTTTGCACCAATTGATGAATTGGACATTAATTTATGGAAAGAAACCATTGATACCAATTTAACAGGTGTTTTTTACAGCATTAAAGCCTCGGTTGATGAAATCAAAAAAACAAAGGGACATATCTTTACCATATCAAGCTTGGCAGGTACAAACTTTTTTGCAGGCGGCTCGGCATATAATGCCAGCAAATTTGGCTTAACGGGTTTTACGCAATCGGTTATGCTCGATTTAAGAAAGTACGGGGTAAAGGTGAGTACCATAATGCCAGGATCGGTAGCGAGCCACTTTAACGATCATCAGCCCAATACAGAAGATGATGCCTGGAAAATCCAGCCAGAGGATATGGGCAAACTGATTGTTGATTTATTGGCGATGCCAGCGAGAACCTTACCTAGTAAGGTAGAAATCAGACCGACTACACCGAAAGGATAG
- a CDS encoding 3-keto-disaccharide hydrolase, translating into MKKLGFLFLAVTLWGCSTTKNINNSHEKWVTLFNGKDIKDWNVKIHHHDYNVNFGNTFRVEDGIIKVRYDQYGDFNDQFGHLYYKTPFSYYHLKLKYRMVGELQKGAPSYTLRNSGLMFHSQDPKTMPKEQDWPISIEMQFLGGLSDGHPRPTGNMCSPGTDIFYQGKLYDGHCLDSKSKTYDGDQWVSAELIVLGDSLVTHIINGDTVLQYSKPQIGGGVANRYDPKIKIDRKALTQGFIALQSEGQPVDFKDIQIMELTHQNKKKSN; encoded by the coding sequence ATGAAAAAACTAGGCTTTCTCTTTCTTGCTGTTACACTATGGGGCTGCAGTACAACCAAAAACATTAATAACAGTCATGAAAAGTGGGTTACTCTTTTTAACGGAAAAGACATCAAAGACTGGAATGTTAAAATCCACCATCACGATTACAATGTAAACTTCGGAAACACCTTCCGTGTTGAAGATGGCATTATAAAAGTACGTTATGATCAGTATGGGGATTTTAATGATCAGTTTGGTCATCTTTATTACAAAACACCTTTTTCATACTATCATTTAAAACTAAAATACCGCATGGTTGGTGAGTTGCAAAAAGGCGCACCAAGTTATACTTTACGCAATAGCGGCTTAATGTTCCATTCTCAGGATCCGAAAACGATGCCTAAGGAACAAGACTGGCCAATCTCTATTGAGATGCAATTTTTAGGCGGCTTAAGTGATGGCCATCCTCGTCCTACAGGAAATATGTGTTCGCCAGGTACAGATATTTTTTATCAGGGTAAGTTATATGATGGACATTGCCTGGACTCTAAATCAAAAACATACGACGGCGATCAGTGGGTATCGGCAGAACTGATTGTGCTCGGCGATTCGCTTGTAACGCATATTATAAACGGCGATACCGTTTTACAATATAGCAAACCACAGATAGGTGGCGGGGTAGCCAACCGCTACGATCCGAAAATAAAAATTGACAGAAAAGCGCTTACTCAGGGTTTTATTGCCTTACAAAGTGAGGGACAGCCTGTCGATTTTAAAGATATCCAGATCATGGAACTTACACACCAGAACAAGAAAAAATCTAATTAA
- the mtgA gene encoding monofunctional biosynthetic peptidoglycan transglycosylase, which yields MAKTRTTRAKSKAKHPLLKKITNIATKVFLYFLLVSVFWVITLRFINPPITLLMVLRNIERKADGKPFKTEKKWMKFEDISDNMKRAAVSAEDQLFLTHIGFDMKAIEKAFASNAKGKKVKGGSTISQQTAKNVFLWPGRSWIRKGFEAYFTLLIELFWNKERILEVYLNVIEMGDGIYGAEAAAQEYYGKSCTKLTKKEAALIASCFPNPLRWTPKNATPYIRHRQYLILRNMNRLGPLDF from the coding sequence ATGGCGAAAACGCGGACAACCAGAGCTAAAAGCAAAGCAAAACATCCCCTTCTGAAAAAGATTACCAATATTGCCACAAAGGTATTTTTATATTTTTTGCTGGTTTCTGTATTTTGGGTAATTACATTGCGTTTTATTAATCCACCGATAACACTTTTAATGGTTTTAAGGAATATTGAGCGTAAAGCCGACGGGAAACCTTTTAAAACAGAGAAAAAGTGGATGAAATTTGAAGATATCTCTGACAACATGAAAAGGGCCGCAGTATCTGCCGAAGATCAACTCTTTTTAACACATATCGGTTTTGATATGAAAGCCATTGAAAAGGCTTTTGCCAGTAATGCTAAAGGAAAAAAGGTAAAAGGTGGGAGTACCATTTCGCAACAAACTGCTAAAAATGTTTTCCTATGGCCTGGCCGCTCGTGGATTAGAAAGGGTTTTGAAGCTTATTTTACTTTACTGATTGAGCTGTTTTGGAACAAAGAAAGAATATTGGAAGTTTACCTTAACGTAATCGAAATGGGCGACGGAATTTATGGTGCTGAGGCCGCCGCACAGGAGTATTATGGTAAATCCTGTACAAAACTGACGAAGAAAGAAGCCGCTTTAATTGCCTCTTGCTTCCCAAATCCATTGCGTTGGACGCCCAAAAATGCAACCCCGTACATCAGACATCGCCAATACCTGATTTTAAGGAATATGAATAGGTTAGGGCCACTTGATTTTTAG
- a CDS encoding AsmA family protein: MKRWLKISLKIISVIVVLIILTWLAGAFYISKNKKEVLASILSQLNKNLNGKITATSMEPTLLKSFPGVSVSLNGVLLRDSLWNQHKHDLLKAQDIDVSLNVLSLIVGNINIKQIAINNASIYIYTDSTGYSNTSIFKRKPKAEKKSSPKSSALEIKKIDFNKVSLVLDNKKRFKLFNFDIDQVQGRMQYPDSGWTGKIKLMTKVNSFAFNTRKGSFLKDKTLEGTLNAHYSRDLDAVVLNPEILNIGGHPFKIGAKIELGKSAFAINIAVDDILFRDVALLLSPNISSKLLKFGIEKPINIRGNIVDDGSGKYGDPLIKVGITVRDNVVSIPAGKLTACNFDGSFTNRDTVGGIIGDENSSIRFHRLTAKYFNAPLKIDTFTVNNLSRPIATGLVTSQFPLSNLNNSLGTNDFEFKDGTANLRLYCKADIDNFRFTKPVVSGKIQIADADILYIPRKLHLVKSALNINFNQNDLSIQNGHFQLGKSELNVSCSIANFANLYYTAPEKILVNLKMSSPQLYLKEFLPFLGPRTTKKKSGGNKQVVSKELSNVLEVSKMNIRLTVNKAIYDNFLAKNLDADISLRGGGIFFNKISVAHAGGLLSLNGNIMQEAASNSFKINSKISHVSVKDFFYSFDNFGQNTITNKNLKGYLSSLVNISGKISHTGKILPRSINGKVVFNLNNAALVNFDPMVKVGKFAFANRNLSNVEIKNLDGTLNIRGDKVEISPMQINSSALNFNVKGTYALGNGTNVEMDIPLRNPKGDENLTRSEKREARMRGIVLHLKAIDDEKGGIKIRWNKDHD; encoded by the coding sequence ATGAAGCGCTGGCTCAAAATCTCTTTAAAAATTATATCGGTTATTGTTGTGCTGATTATCCTAACCTGGCTAGCAGGCGCATTTTACATCAGCAAAAATAAAAAAGAAGTACTTGCTTCTATCCTGTCACAGCTCAATAAAAATTTAAACGGAAAAATTACCGCTACAAGCATGGAGCCAACGCTGCTTAAAAGTTTTCCGGGCGTTTCAGTATCCTTAAATGGTGTTTTACTCAGAGATAGCCTGTGGAACCAACATAAACACGACCTTTTAAAGGCACAGGATATAGATGTATCTTTAAATGTACTTTCGCTTATTGTAGGCAATATCAACATTAAACAGATTGCCATTAACAATGCATCTATCTATATCTACACCGATTCTACGGGCTATAGCAACACCAGTATTTTTAAGAGAAAACCGAAAGCAGAAAAAAAATCATCACCTAAATCCTCTGCGCTAGAAATTAAAAAAATTGATTTTAACAAGGTGAGTCTGGTATTGGATAACAAAAAAAGATTCAAATTATTCAACTTCGATATCGATCAGGTCCAGGGCAGAATGCAATACCCTGATAGCGGCTGGACAGGTAAAATCAAGTTAATGACTAAAGTAAACAGTTTCGCCTTTAATACGCGTAAAGGTAGTTTTTTGAAAGACAAAACCTTAGAAGGCACCTTAAACGCACATTATAGCCGGGATCTCGACGCAGTAGTACTAAATCCCGAAATATTAAACATCGGCGGCCATCCTTTTAAAATCGGTGCTAAAATAGAACTGGGTAAATCTGCTTTTGCCATTAACATTGCTGTGGATGATATTTTATTTAGAGACGTTGCTTTACTCCTATCGCCAAATATCTCTTCCAAACTCTTAAAGTTTGGCATCGAAAAACCGATCAATATCCGGGGAAATATCGTTGACGATGGATCAGGAAAATATGGAGATCCGTTAATTAAAGTGGGCATAACCGTTCGGGATAATGTAGTTTCTATTCCGGCAGGTAAATTAACGGCTTGTAATTTTGATGGTTCCTTTACCAATCGGGATACTGTTGGAGGTATTATTGGTGATGAAAACTCATCGATCAGGTTCCACAGGCTTACAGCAAAATATTTTAATGCGCCTCTTAAGATTGACACTTTTACGGTAAATAATTTATCTCGTCCAATTGCCACCGGATTGGTAACCTCGCAATTCCCCCTATCCAATTTAAACAATTCATTAGGTACAAACGATTTTGAATTTAAAGACGGTACAGCCAACTTAAGGTTATATTGCAAGGCTGATATTGATAACTTCAGGTTTACCAAACCGGTTGTTTCTGGAAAAATACAGATTGCTGATGCCGATATCCTTTACATCCCGAGGAAGCTTCACCTGGTAAAAAGTGCCTTAAACATCAATTTTAACCAGAATGATTTATCGATACAGAACGGACATTTTCAATTGGGTAAAAGCGAGCTTAATGTAAGTTGTAGTATCGCCAATTTTGCCAACCTGTATTATACTGCTCCAGAAAAAATATTGGTAAACTTAAAAATGTCGAGTCCTCAGCTCTACTTAAAAGAGTTTTTACCCTTCTTAGGACCAAGAACGACAAAGAAAAAATCAGGCGGAAATAAACAAGTGGTTTCAAAAGAGCTGAGCAATGTACTGGAAGTTTCGAAAATGAATATCCGTTTAACAGTTAATAAAGCCATTTACGATAATTTTCTGGCCAAAAACCTTGATGCCGATATTTCTTTGCGGGGCGGGGGAATATTCTTCAACAAAATAAGCGTGGCGCATGCAGGTGGCCTGTTATCGCTAAATGGAAATATTATGCAGGAAGCTGCTTCAAATAGTTTTAAGATCAATTCTAAGATTAGCCATGTAAGCGTGAAAGATTTCTTTTATTCGTTTGATAACTTCGGACAGAATACCATCACCAACAAGAATTTAAAGGGCTATTTATCATCATTGGTTAATATTTCAGGCAAGATATCGCACACCGGAAAAATTCTTCCCCGATCGATAAATGGTAAAGTGGTCTTCAACCTGAACAATGCTGCACTGGTTAATTTCGACCCCATGGTTAAGGTAGGAAAATTTGCTTTTGCCAACAGGAACCTATCAAACGTAGAAATCAAGAACCTTGATGGAACCCTTAATATCCGTGGTGATAAGGTAGAAATCAGTCCGATGCAGATAAACTCCAGTGCTTTAAACTTTAACGTGAAAGGCACTTATGCTTTAGGAAATGGCACAAATGTAGAGATGGACATTCCATTGAGAAACCCAAAGGGAGATGAAAACCTAACCAGATCAGAAAAAAGAGAAGCCCGCATGCGTGGCATCGTATTGCACTTAAAAGCTATTGATGACGAAAAGGGCGGAATAAAAATCAGGTGGAATAAAGATCACGATTAG
- a CDS encoding YciI family protein yields the protein MFIVDLKYIVPLEELDEHMEAHVQFLRKYYDQHIFVASGRKVPRTGGIILALTKDEAELKKILMEDPFYKHRLADFTITHFLTSQYHPSLQSLLG from the coding sequence GTGTTTATTGTAGATCTTAAATATATTGTTCCACTAGAAGAACTGGATGAACATATGGAGGCGCATGTTCAATTTTTAAGAAAATACTACGACCAGCATATCTTTGTGGCTTCGGGCAGAAAGGTACCCCGAACCGGTGGGATTATTTTGGCCCTAACTAAAGATGAGGCTGAATTAAAAAAAATCCTGATGGAAGATCCCTTTTACAAGCATCGTTTGGCCGATTTCACGATTACACATTTTCTCACCTCACAGTACCACCCCAGCCTGCAATCACTTTTAGGCTAA
- a CDS encoding ABC transporter ATPase, whose amino-acid sequence MSFSPQSRVWIYQSDRKFTSIEETEILNKLAAFTNQWKAHGNELLAKAEIRYGFFIILTVDESQAGVTGCSIDSSVRLIKEIEQEYHVDLFNRFNIAYKVNGEVVVNNKEDFETLVNIKQVTPETIVFNNMVQNLAELESKWEVPFQNSWHSTVFAHLL is encoded by the coding sequence ATGAGTTTTTCTCCACAATCAAGAGTTTGGATATACCAAAGCGATCGAAAGTTTACTTCTATTGAAGAAACTGAGATCTTAAACAAATTAGCAGCTTTTACCAACCAATGGAAAGCACATGGAAACGAATTGCTTGCAAAAGCAGAAATTCGCTATGGCTTTTTTATTATCCTAACAGTTGATGAAAGTCAGGCGGGTGTTACCGGTTGCTCTATCGATAGCTCTGTACGATTGATCAAAGAAATTGAGCAGGAATACCATGTAGATCTTTTTAACCGCTTCAATATTGCCTATAAGGTAAATGGAGAGGTTGTGGTAAACAACAAAGAAGATTTTGAAACCCTTGTCAACATTAAACAGGTTACACCAGAAACCATTGTATTTAACAACATGGTTCAAAACCTGGCCGAGCTCGAATCTAAGTGGGAAGTTCCTTTTCAAAACAGCTGGCATTCTACTGTTTTTGCACATTTATTGTAG